The following proteins are encoded in a genomic region of Aliiroseovarius sp. F47248L:
- a CDS encoding TatD family hydrolase, producing MSTPQITDSHCHLNFPDFEGELDQVIARAAEAGVTRMVTICTKMSNLDQVRNIAEAYEPVFFAAATHPMSVASEPMVTVDKLVALAEHPKFVGIGESGLDYHYTADSREAQIESLRVHIEAARQTGLPLIIHSRDADEDMARILTEEHKIGAYTCVMHCFSSGAELAKAALDLGFYLSMSGIAAFPRSQELRDIFATAPVDRILVETDAPYLAPPPHRGRRNEPAYTAHTAKVGAEVFGLPYEDFAEQTQANFDRLFVKAAAYAAGA from the coding sequence ATGAGCACGCCCCAGATTACCGACAGCCATTGCCATCTGAATTTCCCGGATTTCGAAGGCGAATTGGACCAGGTGATTGCCCGGGCTGCCGAAGCTGGCGTCACACGCATGGTGACGATCTGCACCAAGATGTCGAACCTTGATCAGGTCCGAAATATCGCCGAAGCGTATGAGCCGGTGTTCTTCGCCGCGGCCACTCATCCGATGAGCGTGGCATCCGAACCCATGGTAACGGTCGATAAGTTGGTCGCGCTGGCCGAGCACCCGAAATTTGTCGGCATCGGCGAAAGTGGTTTGGACTATCACTATACAGCAGACAGCCGTGAGGCGCAGATTGAAAGCTTGCGCGTTCATATCGAAGCGGCGCGTCAGACGGGTCTTCCGCTGATCATCCATTCGCGAGACGCGGACGAAGACATGGCGCGCATCCTGACCGAAGAACACAAGATCGGCGCTTATACTTGCGTCATGCATTGTTTCAGTTCGGGGGCGGAGCTTGCAAAGGCAGCGCTGGACCTTGGCTTCTATTTGTCCATGTCCGGCATCGCGGCCTTCCCGCGCAGTCAAGAGCTACGCGACATTTTCGCAACCGCCCCGGTTGATCGCATTCTGGTCGAAACCGATGCGCCCTATCTTGCGCCGCCGCCCCATCGTGGCCGACGCAATGAACCGGCCTACACAGCCCATACTGCCAAGGTCGGGGCCGAGGTGTTTGGCCTGCCCTACGAAGACTTTGCAGAACAAACGCAAGCCAATTTCGACCGGTTGTTTGTAAAAGCAGCGGCCTATGCGGCGGGGGCGTGA
- the tmk gene encoding dTMP kinase — MAGLFISFEGIDGSGKSTQAKLLANAMERAGHDVVLTREPGGSAGAEEIRSLVLEGDPDRWSAETELLLFTAARRDHLERLIMPALAEGKIVITDRFADSTRIYQGTRSGDLRQMVDQLHDLVIGHEPDLTFLIDMDPDIGLSRAKGRGGTEERFEDFGADLQHKMRAGFLNLAQQYPDRFRVIDGTRDIDTVAAEVLRIAYEAVKNRKSNA, encoded by the coding sequence ATGGCCGGACTTTTTATCAGTTTCGAAGGCATTGATGGCTCGGGGAAATCGACCCAGGCCAAACTGTTGGCCAATGCGATGGAACGGGCGGGTCATGATGTTGTCCTGACCCGTGAACCCGGCGGCAGTGCGGGGGCCGAAGAAATCCGGTCGCTGGTTCTGGAAGGTGACCCGGATCGCTGGTCGGCCGAAACCGAGCTTCTGTTGTTTACCGCCGCCCGTCGCGACCATCTGGAACGGTTGATCATGCCAGCACTGGCAGAAGGCAAGATCGTGATCACCGACCGTTTTGCCGACAGTACTCGCATCTATCAAGGCACCCGGTCTGGCGATCTGCGACAGATGGTGGATCAATTGCATGATCTTGTCATCGGGCACGAACCAGACCTTACCTTTCTGATCGACATGGATCCCGACATCGGATTGTCGCGCGCCAAAGGGCGCGGCGGCACTGAGGAAAGGTTTGAGGATTTCGGCGCCGATTTGCAGCACAAGATGCGCGCAGGTTTTCTGAACCTCGCTCAACAATATCCTGACCGCTTCCGCGTCATCGACGGAACTCGCGACATCGACACCGTCGCTGCGGAAGTCCTGCGCATCGCCTACGAAGCCGTGAAAAACCGCAAGTCGAACGCATGA
- a CDS encoding DNA polymerase III subunit delta', whose amino-acid sequence MSTDLEDIPESDRIDGAPHPREASRLIGQDAAEAAFLRAYTSDRLHHGWLITGPRGVGKATLAWRIARFLLATPPDDGGMFAAPTPTSLDVPDDHPVARRVRVLSEPGLFLLRRPWDEKNKRLKGDITVDEVRKLKHFFAMSSAGGGRRVVIVDVADEMNTSAANALLKLLEEPPKGAVLLLISHQPSRLLPTIRSRCRELRLAPLAPEDLAQIMAGLDETPSAEDTLRLGELAVGSAGDALRLQHLDGLAIYASLIDIFSTRHEFDRPRALKLANSAVGKANADKFKLILRLFEFFLARLARHGAGFSPSAEAAPGEAACLARLSPGPDAARAWASLQQELSARANHGRAVNLDPAALILDMVFRINDTAARQAA is encoded by the coding sequence ATGAGCACAGATCTCGAAGATATTCCTGAATCCGATCGGATCGATGGCGCACCGCATCCGCGTGAGGCGTCCCGACTGATCGGGCAGGATGCGGCCGAGGCGGCATTCTTGAGAGCTTATACCTCGGACCGTTTGCACCACGGGTGGCTGATCACCGGGCCGCGTGGTGTGGGCAAGGCAACGCTGGCCTGGCGTATCGCCAGGTTCCTGCTGGCCACCCCACCGGATGATGGCGGCATGTTTGCGGCCCCCACACCCACAAGCCTTGATGTGCCCGACGACCACCCCGTGGCCCGTCGGGTGCGTGTTCTGTCAGAACCCGGCCTGTTTCTGTTGCGCCGTCCATGGGACGAGAAGAACAAGCGCCTAAAAGGCGATATCACCGTGGATGAGGTGCGCAAACTGAAGCACTTCTTCGCGATGTCTTCTGCCGGCGGCGGACGTCGTGTCGTGATCGTCGATGTGGCAGACGAAATGAACACATCCGCGGCTAACGCACTTTTGAAGCTTTTGGAAGAGCCGCCAAAAGGCGCTGTGCTGCTTTTGATCAGTCATCAACCCTCGCGCCTGTTGCCGACGATCCGCTCGCGCTGTCGCGAGTTGCGGCTTGCCCCTTTGGCCCCGGAAGATCTGGCGCAGATCATGGCTGGGCTAGATGAAACCCCATCAGCCGAGGACACGTTGCGGTTGGGAGAACTGGCAGTAGGATCGGCGGGGGATGCGCTTCGACTTCAACATCTTGACGGTCTGGCGATCTATGCCTCGCTCATCGATATTTTTTCGACGAGGCACGAGTTCGACCGCCCGCGCGCCCTAAAGTTGGCAAACAGCGCGGTGGGCAAAGCCAATGCCGACAAATTCAAACTGATCCTGCGCTTGTTTGAGTTCTTTTTGGCCCGCCTGGCGCGCCACGGGGCCGGTTTCTCTCCCTCCGCCGAGGCCGCACCGGGCGAGGCCGCGTGCCTTGCCCGCCTTTCGCCCGGCCCGGATGCCGCCCGCGCCTGGGCCAGTCTGCAGCAAGAACTATCCGCGCGCGCCAACCATGGTCGGGCGGTGAACCTTGACCCTGCCGCGCTCATCCTTGATATGGTTTTCAGGATCAACGATACGGCGGCGCGTCAAGCCGCCTGA
- the paaB gene encoding 1,2-phenylacetyl-CoA epoxidase subunit PaaB has product MSKEWPLWEVFIRGQHGLSHRHVGSLHAPDEEMAIKNARDVYTRRNEGVSIWVVEARHIAASSPEEKGPLYEPSNSKVYRHPTFFDIPEDVGHM; this is encoded by the coding sequence ATGTCCAAAGAATGGCCCCTCTGGGAAGTTTTCATCCGCGGCCAGCATGGCCTGAGCCACCGTCACGTGGGCAGCCTGCACGCCCCTGATGAAGAAATGGCGATCAAGAACGCTCGCGACGTCTATACACGCCGCAACGAAGGCGTGTCGATCTGGGTGGTCGAAGCGCGCCACATCGCGGCCTCAAGCCCCGAAGAAAAAGGGCCGCTTTACGAGCCGTCGAACTCGAAAGTTTACCGCCACCCGACCTTCTTCGACATTCCTGAAGACGTGGGGCATATGTGA
- the paaA gene encoding 1,2-phenylacetyl-CoA epoxidase subunit PaaA yields MYAQLVKTAGAGVKTREEMSDEERNFQDRVDRDEKIEPKDWMPDDYRATLIRQIGQHAHSEIVGQLPEGNWITRAPTLERKAILLAKVQDEAGHGLYLYCAAETLGVTRDELTEELLSGRMKYSSIFNYPTLNWADIGAVGWLVDGAAIMNQVPLQRTSYGPYSRAMIRICKEESFHQRQGYDIMMKMAAGNDAQRRMAQDALNRFWYPSLMMFGPSDKDSVHSAQSLAWKIKIDTNDELRQRFVDQTVPQAKYLGLTIPDENLKWNEDRGAHDFSEPDWTEFFNVIKGKGPCNVDRMEARVSAWEDGAWVRDGLLAHAQKKAARKHAAE; encoded by the coding sequence ATGTATGCACAGTTGGTGAAAACCGCAGGCGCCGGTGTGAAGACCCGCGAAGAAATGTCTGACGAGGAACGAAATTTTCAAGATCGTGTTGATCGCGATGAAAAGATTGAGCCCAAGGATTGGATGCCGGATGATTACCGCGCCACGCTGATCCGCCAAATTGGTCAACACGCCCACTCCGAGATTGTCGGCCAACTTCCCGAAGGCAACTGGATCACCCGCGCACCCACGTTGGAGCGCAAGGCGATCCTGCTTGCGAAGGTTCAGGACGAGGCTGGTCACGGGCTCTATCTTTACTGCGCGGCTGAAACGCTCGGCGTTACGCGGGATGAGCTGACGGAAGAGCTTCTGTCAGGCCGCATGAAATATTCGTCGATCTTCAATTATCCCACCCTCAATTGGGCCGATATTGGCGCGGTTGGCTGGCTGGTGGATGGCGCAGCGATCATGAACCAGGTTCCGCTGCAGCGGACATCCTATGGCCCCTATTCCCGCGCGATGATCCGAATTTGCAAGGAAGAAAGCTTCCACCAGCGCCAAGGCTACGACATCATGATGAAGATGGCCGCAGGCAACGACGCCCAGCGCCGCATGGCGCAGGATGCTCTGAACCGGTTCTGGTATCCGTCGCTGATGATGTTCGGCCCGTCCGACAAGGACAGTGTGCATTCGGCCCAATCGCTGGCGTGGAAGATCAAGATCGACACCAATGACGAATTACGCCAGCGCTTTGTCGACCAGACCGTGCCACAGGCGAAATACCTCGGTCTGACCATTCCGGACGAAAACCTTAAATGGAACGAAGACCGCGGCGCGCACGATTTCTCGGAACCCGACTGGACCGAGTTTTTCAACGTCATCAAAGGCAAAGGCCCCTGCAACGTCGATCGGATGGAGGCTCGCGTGTCCGCTTGGGAAGACGGTGCATGGGTGCGTGATGGCCTTCTGGCCCATGCCCAGAAAAAAGCCGCGCGCAAGCACGCTGCTGAATAA
- the paaD gene encoding 1,2-phenylacetyl-CoA epoxidase subunit PaaD, producing MGQPSVDTIWDWLDQVPDPEIPVISLVDLGIIRDVQWEGDMLNVTVTPTYSGCPATTIINLDIQTALKNHGIEKLTLHRQLSPAWTTDWLTDKGKAALEKFGIAPPSAKGEPERCPNCGGHDLEHTSQFGSTPCKALWRCRDCLEPFDYFKCI from the coding sequence ATGGGCCAGCCCTCGGTTGATACGATCTGGGACTGGCTCGACCAGGTGCCCGACCCCGAGATCCCAGTGATCTCGCTGGTCGATCTTGGCATCATCCGGGACGTGCAGTGGGAAGGTGACATGTTGAATGTCACCGTCACACCCACCTATTCGGGCTGCCCGGCCACTACGATCATCAACCTTGATATCCAAACCGCGTTGAAGAACCACGGGATCGAAAAGCTGACACTACACCGACAGCTTTCCCCGGCCTGGACCACCGACTGGCTGACCGACAAGGGCAAGGCGGCGCTTGAGAAATTCGGCATCGCCCCACCGTCGGCCAAGGGCGAACCGGAACGCTGCCCCAATTGTGGTGGTCACGATCTGGAACACACCAGCCAGTTCGGCTCGACCCCCTGCAAGGCACTGTGGCGATGCCGCGACTGCCTTGAACCTTTCGACTATTTCAAGTGCATCTGA
- the pcaF gene encoding 3-oxoadipyl-CoA thiolase: protein MDALICDAIRTPIGRYGGALSQVRADDLAALPIAALMERNPDVDWASVDDVLYGSANQAGEDNRNVARMAALLAGLPVDVPGTTINRLCASGMDAVGMAARGVKSGDYDLCIAGGVESMSRAPFVMPKATSAFTRANAVYDTTIGWRFINPKMDKLHGTHSMPQTADNVAEDYAVSREDQDIFAARSQARWAAAHEAGVFADEVIPVTIPQHKGDPIIVDTDEHPRPGTSAEKLGGLRGVNGPDLTVTAGNASGVNDGAAAMLIASEAAAAKNNLTPMARVVSMQAAGVAPSVMGIGPVPASRKVLEKAGLKIDQIDVIELNEAFAAQSLATLRELGVADDDPRVNPNGGAIALGHPLGMSGARLVLTAAYQLKRTGGRYALCTMCVGVGQGVALILERI from the coding sequence ATGGACGCATTGATCTGCGACGCAATTCGCACCCCAATCGGACGTTACGGAGGTGCCTTGTCGCAAGTGCGGGCCGATGATTTGGCCGCCCTTCCCATTGCTGCGTTGATGGAACGAAATCCAGATGTGGACTGGGCATCAGTTGACGACGTGCTGTATGGCTCGGCCAACCAAGCTGGCGAAGACAACCGCAACGTGGCCCGCATGGCCGCCCTTTTGGCAGGCCTTCCGGTTGACGTTCCCGGCACGACCATCAACCGGTTGTGTGCCTCTGGCATGGATGCTGTCGGAATGGCCGCCCGTGGGGTCAAGTCGGGAGACTATGACCTGTGCATCGCTGGTGGCGTGGAAAGCATGAGCCGCGCGCCCTTCGTGATGCCCAAAGCGACCTCCGCCTTCACCCGCGCCAATGCAGTCTATGACACCACAATCGGCTGGCGCTTTATAAACCCAAAAATGGACAAGCTACACGGCACGCATTCGATGCCGCAAACGGCTGACAATGTAGCTGAAGATTACGCTGTAAGCCGCGAAGATCAGGACATTTTTGCCGCGCGCAGCCAAGCCCGATGGGCTGCAGCACACGAAGCGGGCGTCTTCGCCGACGAAGTTATTCCGGTCACCATTCCGCAACACAAAGGCGATCCAATCATCGTCGATACAGACGAACACCCACGCCCCGGCACCTCAGCTGAAAAGCTGGGTGGTTTGCGCGGTGTGAATGGCCCCGACCTGACCGTCACGGCGGGCAACGCGTCTGGCGTCAATGACGGTGCGGCGGCAATGCTGATCGCATCGGAAGCCGCAGCCGCCAAGAACAACCTGACCCCAATGGCCCGCGTGGTGTCCATGCAAGCTGCTGGTGTCGCCCCAAGTGTGATGGGGATTGGACCCGTCCCGGCCAGCCGCAAAGTGCTGGAAAAAGCCGGGCTGAAAATCGACCAGATCGACGTGATCGAATTGAACGAAGCTTTCGCCGCGCAAAGCCTTGCCACGCTGCGCGAACTTGGCGTCGCGGATGATGACCCCCGCGTAAACCCAAATGGCGGCGCAATCGCGCTTGGTCACCCGCTGGGCATGTCGGGTGCGCGCCTTGTTTTGACCGCCGCATATCAACTCAAACGCACGGGCGGGCGCTATGCGCTGTGCACCATGTGCGTGGGCGTGGGCCAAGGTGTGGCCCTCATTCTGGAAAGGATCTGA
- a CDS encoding MBL fold metallo-hydrolase translates to MAKIDFTILGCGSSGGVPRLGGHWGDCDPDDPKNTRTRCSALVTRTSDDGGVTRVLIDTSPDMRHQLLAAGVGTLDGVVFTHSHADHTHGIDDLRMVVFNMKRRLPVWADGPTQEALLARFSYAFVQPEGSNYPPILDLHSISVGKGDVVVGGAGGDIHMTAFEVRHGMMDSLGFRIGGLVYLPDVNEIPDDALPLLQDLDVFVLDALRRSPHPTHFHLDEALEWIDRVSARQGVLTNMHIDLDHATVDAETPPHITPAYDGMTISVPLK, encoded by the coding sequence ATGGCAAAGATCGACTTCACCATATTGGGATGCGGATCGTCCGGCGGTGTGCCCCGACTGGGCGGTCACTGGGGCGATTGCGATCCTGACGACCCCAAGAACACCCGCACCCGCTGTTCGGCACTTGTCACCCGCACCAGCGACGATGGCGGCGTCACACGCGTCCTGATCGACACATCCCCCGACATGCGCCACCAACTTTTGGCAGCAGGTGTTGGCACGCTGGACGGGGTCGTGTTCACCCACAGCCATGCGGACCATACCCATGGCATCGACGACCTGCGCATGGTGGTTTTCAATATGAAAAGGCGCCTGCCTGTCTGGGCAGATGGTCCGACACAAGAGGCCCTTTTGGCCCGGTTCAGCTATGCATTTGTGCAGCCCGAAGGATCGAACTATCCGCCCATCCTTGATCTGCATTCGATCAGTGTTGGCAAGGGCGATGTTGTTGTTGGCGGCGCGGGGGGAGATATCCATATGACCGCGTTCGAAGTGCGCCATGGAATGATGGACTCACTGGGATTCCGCATTGGAGGGTTGGTGTATCTACCCGACGTGAACGAGATCCCGGACGACGCACTTCCGCTGCTTCAGGATTTGGACGTGTTCGTACTGGATGCGCTGCGTCGATCTCCGCACCCCACGCATTTCCACCTGGACGAGGCGCTGGAATGGATCGACCGGGTCAGTGCTAGGCAAGGTGTGCTGACCAACATGCATATCGACTTGGACCATGCCACGGTCGACGCCGAAACACCCCCGCACATCACCCCAGCCTACGACGGAATGACGATCAGCGTCCCGCTGAAATGA
- a CDS encoding D-alanyl-D-alanine carboxypeptidase family protein has protein sequence MLFRLTVFLTALFSLLAAATLPARAFETRASSAYVLDINTGTVLMEKSAEVPLPPASMSKLMTVNLLFEALADGRVTMSTPFGVSERAAAIGGSTMFLEQTDRPTVEDLIQGIIVQSGNDACVAVAEGLAGTEDAFARMMTERARDLGMENSSFGNSSGWPHPMQRMSMKDLAILARHIIVEFPDLYHYFGQSEYHYKGRAPDNRFNRNPLLDLGIGADGLKTGHTQEAGYGLVGSARQGDRRIVFVVSGMNSEKERAEEAEAIVNWAFRQFTMKTTVKAGERVAEADVWLGAADTVGLVPTQDVDLLIPAGQREGISATINWNGPIAAPIAQGQELAEMVISRDGLSDTVVPLFAEEGVGNAGFGKRLTVAAERVLALLMGNDAPPAAIQPEAPTTSN, from the coding sequence ATGCTATTCCGTCTGACCGTGTTCCTCACTGCTTTGTTTTCCTTGCTGGCGGCTGCTACGCTGCCCGCTCGCGCTTTTGAGACCCGTGCAAGTTCGGCCTATGTGCTGGACATCAACACTGGCACGGTTTTGATGGAAAAGAGTGCCGAAGTACCCCTGCCACCTGCGTCGATGTCGAAGCTTATGACTGTGAACCTGCTGTTCGAAGCGCTTGCGGACGGACGCGTCACGATGAGCACCCCGTTTGGTGTGTCGGAACGTGCTGCTGCCATAGGCGGATCGACCATGTTTCTGGAACAAACTGACCGTCCGACGGTCGAGGATCTGATCCAAGGCATCATCGTCCAGTCAGGCAATGACGCCTGCGTTGCGGTCGCCGAGGGTCTGGCCGGAACGGAAGATGCCTTTGCACGCATGATGACTGAACGGGCACGCGATCTGGGTATGGAAAATTCCAGCTTCGGAAATTCGTCAGGCTGGCCGCATCCGATGCAGCGCATGTCGATGAAAGACCTTGCCATTCTGGCACGCCACATCATCGTCGAGTTTCCGGACCTGTATCATTATTTCGGCCAGTCCGAATACCACTACAAGGGCCGCGCGCCTGACAACCGTTTCAACCGAAACCCGCTTCTGGACCTTGGCATCGGTGCAGATGGTTTGAAAACCGGTCACACGCAGGAAGCCGGGTACGGACTGGTTGGCTCGGCCCGTCAGGGCGATCGACGCATCGTCTTTGTCGTGTCTGGTATGAACTCGGAAAAGGAACGCGCGGAAGAGGCTGAAGCCATCGTCAACTGGGCGTTTCGTCAGTTCACAATGAAAACCACGGTGAAGGCCGGAGAGCGCGTGGCCGAAGCGGATGTCTGGTTGGGGGCTGCCGATACAGTCGGCCTTGTCCCTACGCAAGACGTTGATCTTCTGATCCCTGCCGGGCAACGCGAAGGTATCTCGGCCACGATCAACTGGAATGGTCCTATTGCCGCCCCGATTGCGCAGGGCCAGGAACTGGCGGAAATGGTGATCAGCCGTGACGGTCTCAGCGATACCGTAGTGCCGCTGTTTGCCGAGGAAGGCGTTGGGAATGCCGGGTTTGGAAAGCGCCTGACCGTGGCCGCCGAACGCGTTCTGGCGTTACTTATGGGCAATGACGCACCGCCTGCCGCGATCCAACCCGAAGCGCCGACCACAAGCAACTGA
- a CDS encoding AEC family transporter, which yields MSTLVNIVLPVFLVIGFGYLVRWRQMLDDGAIDGLMRFAQSVAIPCLLFLAIARLDLSAEFDLALLGSFYTGAISGFFAGLLGARLLFGRPWPDAVAFGFVTLFSNSLLLGLPITERAFGPDALAGNYAIISIHAPICYAIGITAMEIARAHGASAWDTVRQITRAMTRNMLVLAIAAGFVVNLLHLPMPGVLVEALNLLGRAALPTALFALGGVLYRYRPEGDMRIVSYLCLISLFVHPSITWGLGLVFGLNVDQFRSAIVTAASAPGINAYIFANLYGVGKRVAATTVLVATGLSVLTVWAWLTLLAASGF from the coding sequence ATGAGCACGCTGGTCAACATCGTCCTGCCGGTCTTTCTGGTGATCGGGTTTGGCTATCTGGTGCGCTGGCGGCAAATGCTGGACGATGGGGCGATTGACGGATTGATGCGCTTTGCACAATCGGTTGCCATTCCTTGTCTGTTGTTTCTGGCCATCGCCCGTCTGGACCTGAGTGCCGAGTTTGATCTGGCGCTTCTGGGCAGCTTTTACACCGGTGCGATATCCGGATTTTTTGCTGGTCTTTTGGGCGCACGGCTGCTGTTTGGGCGTCCGTGGCCAGACGCTGTGGCGTTTGGCTTTGTGACGCTGTTTTCCAACTCGCTTCTGTTGGGGTTGCCCATCACCGAGCGCGCGTTTGGGCCGGATGCACTGGCCGGAAACTATGCCATTATCTCGATCCATGCGCCGATTTGCTATGCGATTGGCATCACTGCGATGGAAATCGCTCGCGCTCATGGTGCAAGCGCGTGGGATACCGTGCGTCAGATCACCCGCGCAATGACGCGCAACATGCTTGTGCTGGCGATTGCCGCTGGGTTCGTGGTGAACCTTCTTCATCTTCCCATGCCGGGCGTGTTGGTCGAGGCGCTGAACCTTCTGGGTCGCGCGGCACTTCCCACCGCCCTATTTGCTCTTGGTGGCGTTCTGTACCGCTATCGCCCCGAAGGGGATATGCGGATCGTCAGCTATCTGTGCCTGATCTCGCTTTTCGTGCATCCGTCGATTACATGGGGACTGGGTCTTGTGTTTGGTCTGAACGTGGACCAGTTCCGCTCTGCCATTGTTACGGCGGCTTCTGCACCGGGCATCAATGCCTACATTTTTGCCAATCTTTACGGTGTGGGCAAGCGCGTTGCCGCAACCACGGTACTAGTGGCGACCGGACTGTCCGTGCTGACGGTGTGGGCATGGCTGACATTGCTGGCAGCCTCTGGCTTCTAA
- the paaC gene encoding 1,2-phenylacetyl-CoA epoxidase subunit PaaC, with the protein MNDQQALFQFLLRMGDNSLILGHRVSEWCGLSPVLEEDIALANTALDLIGQTQFWLGLAGEVEDKGRTADDLAFLRDAWDFRNVLMVELPNGDFGQTMMRQFLYDAWSSIMVGRLIKSSDKRIADIAEKASKEIAYHVERSADTVVGLGDGSEESHARMQAALDYLWPYVGEMFDGDEVDAAMVAAGIAPDPASLREEYDALVNKVLSEATLKVPTDVFYHKGGRTGYMHTEHLGHLLTSMQWLQRAYPGATW; encoded by the coding sequence ATGAATGATCAGCAAGCTCTGTTTCAATTCCTGCTTCGGATGGGCGACAACAGTCTGATCCTTGGCCACCGGGTCAGCGAATGGTGTGGCTTGTCGCCTGTGTTGGAAGAAGACATCGCACTGGCCAACACCGCGCTGGACCTGATCGGTCAGACGCAATTCTGGCTGGGTCTGGCGGGCGAGGTTGAAGACAAAGGCCGCACGGCTGATGATCTGGCCTTCCTGCGCGACGCATGGGATTTCCGCAATGTGCTTATGGTCGAACTGCCCAACGGCGATTTCGGCCAGACCATGATGCGCCAGTTTCTTTACGACGCATGGTCGTCGATCATGGTCGGTCGCCTGATCAAAAGCAGTGATAAACGCATCGCTGATATCGCCGAGAAGGCCTCGAAGGAAATTGCCTATCACGTCGAGCGGTCGGCTGACACCGTGGTTGGTCTTGGTGACGGGTCCGAGGAAAGCCACGCAAGGATGCAAGCCGCGCTCGACTACCTCTGGCCTTATGTGGGCGAGATGTTTGACGGCGACGAGGTTGATGCGGCCATGGTCGCCGCCGGCATTGCCCCCGATCCCGCGTCCTTGCGCGAAGAATACGACGCGCTGGTGAACAAGGTGCTGTCCGAGGCCACCCTGAAAGTGCCGACAGACGTGTTCTACCACAAAGGCGGGCGCACGGGCTATATGCACACCGAACATCTGGGCCACCTTCTGACCAGCATGCAGTGGCTGCAACGCGCTTATCCCGGTGCGACCTGGTAA